DNA sequence from the Leptospira limi genome:
GTCCCACTCCCAAAAAATCGTTTTTTGGATCGAGACTTGCTGTATTAGAACTTGCTGGTGAATTTGTGCAAACTCCTTCCGAAGGTGGACCACAATCAGTCTCCAGTATTCTCAACTCTGCACGTGTCGCTTCCAGTTTTGTGAACAGCAGCAACACAACAAATAATTTAAACCCTCCAGGTATTATCACAGAGAGTGCGGAATCAAGACCAACCTCCACAATTTCACCACGCATTAAATACTCTCATCAATTTTCAGAAGATTTTTTTATCGGATTTGTTTATGCGAAAGGAGAACAATACAACGATTCAAGAACTAGTTTTAGTACAAATGGCCTTTACCTAAATGATAAAGTTAGATCAGGTGTGAATGAAGTTGGATTTAAAATCGGTTTAGGACCCATTAACTATTTAACTGATTCTACATCTTCTGAATTTAGTTTCAGTTATTCTGAATTATCATCCAGAGGCCCATTTCAATCCTTCCAATTAAAATTTCCATTTTTACGAACTGGCGATCAAACTGTAACAGAAGGTTATGCGTTCTCAACAGGTTCTGTAGAATTTAGAACAAAAAATTATGGAATGAATTATGGTTTTGCTGCATCCATCACGGATTGGCTCAATTTTTACATGATTGGAGATTTAACAATCTTTGCTGGCCAACTAAAACTATTAAGTTATGGAATTGAAACATCTTCCACAGGTAGTTTAAATGCAAGTAACCAAGTTGTTTTTAGCTCGCCTGTTTCCAAAACTGATTTAACTGCATTCCAATCGAAAGAAGGATTGATGCGTGGACTAGGTGGTGCCTCGGTCTCCTTGGAGATGGGACTTGTGTGGAAAGTTTTTGATACTTTGGGAATCAAATATGGTGGTTTTTATCAAATTTCCTCTTTTAGTGTTTCGGAAGTAACTGGATTTAATTTAGGCCAAGGAAAAACTCCTGTGGAACTCAGCTCTGTGCCAGATCTAAATTCTTCACAAAGTTCCAAAGAATTTGGATCTTTTGGTGTGAATGTATCTCTTGTTAAAAACTTTTGACATCGTTTCCTTGTCTTATCATTAGAGGGTGATCCCTTTTGTGATAGGACAAAATGAAACACAAATCCATACTATATGCTCAAAAACTAGACTTCCAATGGCCAACTTCTGACCCATTTTTGTTCTGCGTACACCACGAAGATTTTTATCCCAACGGCAATGGAAAATTTGGTCCCAATGCATCCTTACAAGGACGCCAGATTGGACAAGATTTTGTTGGAAAGGACGGTTGGAGGATGTATCATGGAGAGACCATTCCTGGTTTTCCTGGTCACCCACATAGAGGATTTGAAACTGTAACAGTTGTTCAGCGTGGTTTGGTTGACCACGCAGATTCACAGGGAGCTGCTGGCCGATATGGTGATGGTGATGTGCAGTGGATGACGGCAGGAGCGGGGATCCAACATTCTGAGATGTTTCCACTCATCAATGAATCAGAAGAAAACACCCTTGAACTTTTCCAAATCTGGCTCAATTTACCCGCTAAACATAAGTTTGTTGACCCACATTTCAAAATGTTTTGGAACGAAGATATACCTATAAAAATTTTATCTGATTCAAATCATAAAAAGGTCAAAATCAAAACGGTTGCAGGTTCTTTGTTTGGTGACAAAGCATTAGACCCACCGCCCAATTCATGGGCAGCAGATAATGCAAACGAAGTGGGAATTTACATTTTGGATCTGGACCCAGAAGTTCAATTTGTGATACCAGCAACTTCAAAAGAAAACAACCGTAACGTATATTATTTCCGTGGTGAAGGACTCGTTGTCGATGGAACCCAAGTACCTGGAAAACATATGTACAACTTAAAAGCAGACGAGACGATTGAAATTAGAAATGGTTCGGAAGCTGGAAGGATTCTGATCTTGGAAGGAAAACCAATTGCAGAACCCGTTGTCCAATATGGACCATTTGTAATGAACAAACAAGAGGAAATCCAACAAGCGTTTGATGATTACCGCAGGACTCAGTTTGGTGGTTGGCCTTGGGACTCATATGATCCCGTGCATGTTGGCAAAGGCAGGTTTGCCAAACACGCAAACGGGAAAGAAGAAACACCCACAAATTCAAATTAATAAATCTGTGAGTACAAAGGATCGGTAAAATTACCGGTCCGTCAAACAACCAGTACTTGCATCCTTCACCATCTGGATGTACTTCCACAGATAACCACTAGTCACCCTGTAAGGTGGTTTTTTCCATTTGGCACGGCGTTTTTCTAGTTCTTCCGCACTCACTTTTACATCTAATTTGTTCGTACGTGCATCAATGGAGATAACATCACCGTCTTCCACCAATGCAATTTCTCCCCCTTCCATCGCTTCGGGAGTAATATGACCTACCACAAATCCATGGCTTCCTCCAGAAAACCTTCCATCAGTGATGAGGGCTACATTATCACCAAGGCCTGCTCCAATGATGGCAGAGGTTGGTTTTAACATCTCAGGCATCCCTGGTCCACCTTTAGGACCCACATAACGAATCACAACCACATGGCCAGGTTTCACTTTCCCATCTCGGATACCTTCGTTTGCCTCCACTTCGGAATCAAAACAGATGGCTTTCCCTTCAAACATTTCCCCTTCATGACCAGTGATTTTTGCAACTGCACCTTTTTTGGCGATGTTACCATATAACACTTGTATGTGGCCTTCTTTTTTAATGGGGTTACTCACTGGTCGGAGTAAGTCTTGGTCATTTGGAAGGTCTGGAAGTGATTCCAAATTTTCTGCAATGGTTTTTCCTGTAACTGTCATACAAGAACCATCTAACATTCCTTCTTTCAGCATAAATTTCATGATGGCAGGAGTCCCACCAATCGCAAACAGATCTTCCATCAAATACTTTCCACTTGGTTTCATGTCAGCAAGAAGTGGTGTTGTATCCGTTACCTTTTGGATTTGGTCGAGGTCCAAATTGATTCCCATCGTACGTGCAATGGCGATCATATGGAGAGCTGCATTTGTAGAACCACCAAGGATGGTGATGACACGTAAAGCATTGAGTATTGATTTTGGAGTGATGATATCGGAAGGTTTGATGTCTTTTTCTAAAAGATTGTACATATACTTTCCAATCTCTTGGCATTCTTTCTTTTTTTCTTCACTTCGTGCAGGAGAAGACGAACTGTATGGTAAACTCAATCCCATCACTTCAATGGCAGTTGCCATAGTGTTAGCTGTGTACATCCCTCCACAAGCTCCAGGGCCTGGGCATGAATTTTTGATGACTTCTTTAAAATCTTCTTCGGAAATTTTCCCGTTAATTTTTTTACCGTAAGCTTCAAAAGCCGATACAATATTTAATTTCTCACCTTTAAAGTGACCACCATTGATGGTTCCACCGTACACCATAATGGCAGGACGGTTGAGACGAGCCATCGCCATGATAGCACCTGGCATATTTTTATCACAACCAGCAGTGAATATGATCCCATCATAAAAATGAGCTCCAGAAATTGTTTCGATAGAATCAGCAATGATTTCTCTTGAAGGAAGGGAAAAACGCATCCCATCATTTCCATTGGTAATTCCGTCACTCACACCAATTGTATTGAAGAGTAGACCAACCATTTGTTTTGTATCGATGACACTTTTTTTTTGTAAGGCAGCAAGTGTTGTCAAATGCATGTTACAAGGATTCCCATCAAAACCTGTACTACCTATGCCTATAAAAGGTTTGTTTAAATCTTCGTAGGGAACTCCTGAACCAATGATCATGGCTTGGGATGCTGGGAGAGATTCATCTTGGGTTAAAACGCGGCTGTATCGATTCAAACTCATAATTTACAATTTCCTTGGGATTAAAGTCAAAATGGTAGAGTCTTAGAGAAAGGAAAGCGGATTTTCAATTTTAAGGTAGTGACATTTCGATCAGGATTTTGTTGTCGTTGTTCGCTTGGGCTAAATCTTTTTCCCATTCTAAAAATTCTATTTGCAAACAACTGTTAGCCTTATCTCGAGATGATTGGGGCAAAAATCCATTCGCAACAATCGCTTTTGCTGCTTTTGCAATTTTACCTCTTGCCGATTCCAACCATTGGATTTGAACAAAACTGGCTAGTTGTGTTCCTACTGCAGGTTGAACGCCAGCAACTTCACAGGATTCCGTTATGGTAAATCCGTATCTAGTTTTAAAGCTGTCTGTATTTGCGTTTGTGGTTGCCTTTGTATTTAAAATTCCCGATTGTAAAATTGATTCTTGGCAATCTGGGACACGGTTTTGTAAGTTTTTTGTTTCGTTTAGGAGAAAATTAACTTCTGCCTGTGTCACAATGAGTTGGTTCACATTACAAATTCCTAATGGTCTTCGGCTACAAGTTCTAGAATTCGTATTCGAATCAAGTTTGATACAATTGCCAGAATTCCTTTGCCAATACAATGTTGTTAGGATCCAAGTTTGTTGTTCCTCCTTCCTATTTTGCACATCCTTTCCACTTTCAAAACAGGATGGAAGTGTCATGATACATATTACGATGATGAACAACTGTTTCAAAATCTCACCTCCATCCCTATATTGATTAGAGGAATGATGGCCATCTTTCCATTGGGTGTTTGGGATACAATGTAAGGAGAGTTCACTGTATCATAAGTAGGGCTTGGATTTTGGTTTCGTTGGTAATTTTTAGTATTATCAAATTCGAAACCTGCTTGGTTTCTCCGACCATAAAAATTCACAAATTCAATGTAAGTGTTGATATAACCCCATGAATAGTTTTCAATGCGGTCAATGCGCAAATCAAATTGGTGGAATGGTAAAAAACGATCACTATTATAATTTCCTGAATAATTAGGAAAATATAGATTGAGTCCAAATGTTGCTGCCTGGCTTGCTCGTGTAGCTCCTGTTATGGGAGTGTATGGAGTTCCAGAAAAATAACGAAGGCGTCCACCAATCATCCATTCTGGATTAAATTTATAGCCGAAAACTAAGTTTAGAATATGAGTTCTATCGAGGTCGTACAATTCTTGTTTGTCATTATTGTAGATGATCTCTAAATTATTATCATCATAATAGTTTATGTAATTAGTACCAAGTTTCGTTTGTGCCAATAAGGTTCTAGAACTGTTTTGTAAGGTTCGATTCCTTGTCTCATCACTTGTAAGTCTCGATTGGTTATTGATACGTTTTGTAATCGAATTGGTATAAGAAATCCATCCAAACAATCCTGATTGTTCTCTTGGGTCTCTTGTTTTCTTCAAAAAAATCTCCACTCCTTCAGAATACCCATAACCAGCGTTAGAGTAATTTAAATTTTTAGGAGTAATTGGATTGGCTAGAACTTTTGCCGTCTCATTTACGAAGATACGTGTATCATTATTGAGTGCATAAGGATCGACTATATAAGCATCCGGAACAATGATGTTTTGGAATATATTCCGAAAACCTTCGATTTTAATTTGCCAATTGTTTGCAAATTCCTGGCTGATTCCCAAAGAATTATGCTCTGCTCTCTCCATGAATAAATTTGGATTCCCGGATTTTTTTGATAAGGCCTCAACTGAAACAGGTGCATTATAATGAATCCCATGCCCAGCCATAATACTTGTCTTCGTTGAATCAAATACATAACCAGCTGTAATTCTAGGTGCTAAATTACTCTCATTACTTCCTGAATAATTGTCTACTCTTGCACCAGGTGTGAAACGAAATCCTCCATACTTCAATTGGAATTCTGCATAGGCAGACTTTTCACGGTAACGAATTCGATCACCATCGATCACAGAACGAAACGCTGCATTGGAATTCAACAAGTCGTTAAAAATATTGTAAAACAAACGGTTGTAAGACGAAATATTTTCACCTTTTAAAGTTGTCTCACGAAATCGACCCTGAACACCAGCTTCAAATTTTAAGTGTTCCTCCCATAATTCCCACTCAAATGAATTTTGTACGTAAGTGATGGTATCAGAGGTTCTATTTTGTAATCCGAAAATATTTTCTGCTGTGAGAGGATTTGTGAATCGGAGTTCAAAAAATTCATCAAACCATGTACGTGAATAAGACAATGTATTTCGAAACGATTTCCCTTTCCAAACATAACGCACAGCATCAGTTCGGAACATTCTGTCAAGGCCAGTCGGTGGTCGTGGGTCTCCACCACCTCTTTCTAAATCGGCCTGTGCTTTTGTGTATGCTTGTCTATCTCTCGTTCCAAATGTTTGGAATGTGATTCGATGGTCTGAATGAACATCCCAAATCAATTTCCATTGGTAATCATGGTATTCTGCAAATTTGGCATCATCAGGAATCCCTTGTGGGTATGCTTGGAGAAGCACTAAGTTGGGATAATTTTTTCGTCCAGAACTGATCATGGCAAGACCAGGTAATACTTTTGTTTGGTTATAAATATCAGATAAAAATAAATTTACATTGATGATTGTTTTATTCTCATCCACTCGATCAGTACCTTCAATGGCAATGATCCCTCCAGTCGCATAACCATACTTTGCTGGAAATGCACCTGTATATACGTCAAATGATTTGATTAAATTATTATTTAATACAGAGGATTGGTTGCCCAAATGGAAAGGATAAGGAAGAGGGAACCCATCAAAATAGTATTGGTTTTGTCTGGTACCTCCACCTCGTAAGGATAAGTCTCCCCTTTCACTATTGGAGTAGGGATTTCCTGTGAGTAAATTGGTTCCTATATTGGTAAATACAGATGGCAAAATTCCAACTGGTGCACCAATGACAACACCAGGAACGG
Encoded proteins:
- the ilvD gene encoding dihydroxy-acid dehydratase, with amino-acid sequence MSLNRYSRVLTQDESLPASQAMIIGSGVPYEDLNKPFIGIGSTGFDGNPCNMHLTTLAALQKKSVIDTKQMVGLLFNTIGVSDGITNGNDGMRFSLPSREIIADSIETISGAHFYDGIIFTAGCDKNMPGAIMAMARLNRPAIMVYGGTINGGHFKGEKLNIVSAFEAYGKKINGKISEEDFKEVIKNSCPGPGACGGMYTANTMATAIEVMGLSLPYSSSSPARSEEKKKECQEIGKYMYNLLEKDIKPSDIITPKSILNALRVITILGGSTNAALHMIAIARTMGINLDLDQIQKVTDTTPLLADMKPSGKYLMEDLFAIGGTPAIMKFMLKEGMLDGSCMTVTGKTIAENLESLPDLPNDQDLLRPVSNPIKKEGHIQVLYGNIAKKGAVAKITGHEGEMFEGKAICFDSEVEANEGIRDGKVKPGHVVVIRYVGPKGGPGMPEMLKPTSAIIGAGLGDNVALITDGRFSGGSHGFVVGHITPEAMEGGEIALVEDGDVISIDARTNKLDVKVSAEELEKRRAKWKKPPYRVTSGYLWKYIQMVKDASTGCLTDR
- a CDS encoding pirin family protein; its protein translation is MKHKSILYAQKLDFQWPTSDPFLFCVHHEDFYPNGNGKFGPNASLQGRQIGQDFVGKDGWRMYHGETIPGFPGHPHRGFETVTVVQRGLVDHADSQGAAGRYGDGDVQWMTAGAGIQHSEMFPLINESEENTLELFQIWLNLPAKHKFVDPHFKMFWNEDIPIKILSDSNHKKVKIKTVAGSLFGDKALDPPPNSWAADNANEVGIYILDLDPEVQFVIPATSKENNRNVYYFRGEGLVVDGTQVPGKHMYNLKADETIEIRNGSEAGRILILEGKPIAEPVVQYGPFVMNKQEEIQQAFDDYRRTQFGGWPWDSYDPVHVGKGRFAKHANGKEETPTNSN
- a CDS encoding TonB-dependent receptor, producing the protein MKSIIFHSTIRLIVLFLFVSTIGTIPVFAEGNLEVSIQIVKSNSGKPVPNAVVISKKGKTSGISNAEGIAKLQFPEPGYYEIKVSTADRTESLFREVRFKGQVILVSISETNLSGIVVSGERDKTPLSRYGLVQEEIKRLPGVSGDSLKALQTVPGVVIGAPVGILPSVFTNIGTNLLTGNPYSNSERGDLSLRGGGTRQNQYYFDGFPLPYPFHLGNQSSVLNNNLIKSFDVYTGAFPAKYGYATGGIIAIEGTDRVDENKTIINVNLFLSDIYNQTKVLPGLAMISSGRKNYPNLVLLQAYPQGIPDDAKFAEYHDYQWKLIWDVHSDHRITFQTFGTRDRQAYTKAQADLERGGGDPRPPTGLDRMFRTDAVRYVWKGKSFRNTLSYSRTWFDEFFELRFTNPLTAENIFGLQNRTSDTITYVQNSFEWELWEEHLKFEAGVQGRFRETTLKGENISSYNRLFYNIFNDLLNSNAAFRSVIDGDRIRYREKSAYAEFQLKYGGFRFTPGARVDNYSGSNESNLAPRITAGYVFDSTKTSIMAGHGIHYNAPVSVEALSKKSGNPNLFMERAEHNSLGISQEFANNWQIKIEGFRNIFQNIIVPDAYIVDPYALNNDTRIFVNETAKVLANPITPKNLNYSNAGYGYSEGVEIFLKKTRDPREQSGLFGWISYTNSITKRINNQSRLTSDETRNRTLQNSSRTLLAQTKLGTNYINYYDDNNLEIIYNNDKQELYDLDRTHILNLVFGYKFNPEWMIGGRLRYFSGTPYTPITGATRASQAATFGLNLYFPNYSGNYNSDRFLPFHQFDLRIDRIENYSWGYINTYIEFVNFYGRRNQAGFEFDNTKNYQRNQNPSPTYDTVNSPYIVSQTPNGKMAIIPLINIGMEVRF